The genomic window GTGAGTACCGgtgcccccctccccagcccgaCCCGGGGGCACCGGGCCTGCCCGCCCGGGCGGGGGGAGGAACCGCCGCCCCCGGCAGTGCCGGACGGTGCCCCCGGCGcagtccccatcccctcccggGGACGGCCAGGAGCAGCCGGGCCCCGCCGAGCAGGGCTCCGGGCCGCGGCAGCAGCTCCGGCGCTGCCCGGCGAGGTGACCTCTGAGTGCCTGGGGGACGAGGGAGGGCTCGCGTTCGGGGCCAGCGCTGCCCGCGGGGTTGATAGAGACCATCGCGGGCTGATGGAGCCCCAGCGACCAGGGAGCCGTGACCAAGGGCTCTAGATAGTCTTCTTGGGCAGGTGACCTGTGGAATGAAAATCCATGATGTAATTCAGTGAGCTGAAGAAGCATCTTTACTGCAGGCAGATACAAAGATGAACACATTCCCCGGCGAGTGCGAGCTGTCTCACTTACGATGTCAGTCCTGGCTGGTTGACAGGGTTGGGAGTTTGCTGGGACAGAGTGTAGCTCGATCTCCTCCTACTTCACTTTCCCTAGTGTAAGAAGGGATGGTGTGTCCCCACACAGGCAGCCATGACCCATCAATTAATAAAGTCACAGTGATTTGCAGCTGCAAGATGCCAGCTAAAGTGACAGTGCAGTTTCCCTTCAGAGTGTAACCCTGCATAGAGTGCCAAACTCTGCATTTACATTACATTTATAATTCTGAAGTCACTGTAATCAGCTCGTGGCAGTGCATAttgttttccctctccttgGATGAGTCCCTGATGCTGGAAAAGTCAGCTTTGCCAATCATTTTTGTAGCAACAGCATAAACGTTACGTGGTTGGCATGGAGGCACGGTGAGTCAGGCTTGGCTCTGGGCACTGcctggagagaggctgggagagatgATCAGTCTGAAGTCCAAGAGAGAGGATATTGGCACTGGTGGCCCCAGAAGTGCCAGGAGAGGTCCCGAGCCTCACATGCCAGTGCAGCCTGGAATGCTGTAACAATGCATATGCAGCCTGGAAATGAGCAATATTTGCAAAGAGGCTGGTGGGTCCTGGATGCTGGGAATGGGGTAAGTAGAGCTGCCTGTACTGCATCTGGTTTTGGGTCCGTGGATGGCAGGAGGTTGCTGTTACTGCACAGAGAGGGCTGGGTGCCCACAGAAAGGGCTTTTGTGCGCCTGCTCTCAAGGCTCTGAGGAACTTAATTCCTTGGGTGCACTAAGATGGAGGCAAATCTGTCAGagaaataactggaaaaaatactggCAGCTGAAGTTCTGGTCACTTTTCAATTCTTGCTCTTGAATTTTCAGCATCTTTCATGCATCTGTCTTTAACTCTACCAAAACCCACATGGCACCAGGTAGCTCTTTGCTGGAAAAGCACTGGTGGCCGTCACTAGGCAGCTTGATCCTGAAGCTTGTGTGAAGCTTCCTGAGGAGAACAATTAGACAAATGTTAATGATTTTTCAGCCTCTCATTTCTTTGTGTCACACGCCAAGGTTATAACTAGAGACAGTATTGCTCAGGGCAGCTATTGACACTCTtacttccctctctgctgccaaGGTGTCATGTCTTCAGTCTAAGGAGGGAGAGGCCAGCTTGTGTCCTGGACAAAAggtcacagcagctgctcagatACCTGTAATAAATCAGGAGGATGAAAACTTTTCTGGTCTTATTTCACTGGGACAGTTTAACCATTCTTGATATTAAACTTCTGCATGGGATTGTGTTGGTGGATCACAGGGAGCTCAGAAGTTAAAGGGCAGCTGATTTCTTCAGGGCTGAGATCAACTGGCAGCATTGTGCTGGTCtcagcagagagggaacagaggcTTGTCAGAGAGCCACAGGAAGGCAGTCCTTGCCCTCTGGTGCTCTGAGCTGCTTGGACAAGTCCCAAGCACTGGCCGTTTCCAGCTGCACGTGACAACAGATTGTCAATGGGAATTTGTTTTCGAGTTCTCTGGGCCTCAGTAGTAAACAGTGGAAGAACACTGGCTGCAGGGACCTCCTGTCTGATGGCACAGGGGAACTGGTAGGGACAGCAGAACATGCTTCCCAGCTGGTTCAGATCTTCCTGTCAATCTTGCCTTTCGGGAAAGATTCTCTCCAGCAACCTTCAGGCAAAATCTGCGAGAGGGACTTGTTCTGGAGGTGAGGCCGATTTATCTCCAAAGCAGACACAGGACAGCTTCCTCCCACCTGCATTCCATTTGCCAGGACCTCCCAGCCAGTGAGACAATACACTCAGTGGCCCATTTCAGTCTTCTCACCTTACTTAACTCCAAAGGAGAGAATTGTGGATTGTGGACCTCCTCCTTTATCAAAGCTGAAAACCCTCAATTTTCATTGACTGGACCACATGCACCGCAAAGGAACTATTGTGGCACTATTGAGATGTTCTTGTGACTCCCAGCTCAGCACTCTGTGACCAAAAGAGCAAGTTACACCCTTAACACCATGATTGGAGAGAGTTTAAAGTATAATTTTTATGATTGCTGAGGTTTTAGGGGTTTTTACCTCAGCATTAGCTTTTAGAGTGATTAAGCTGAGGAATGGGAGTTAAACTCTCCTCTCTTGTACTGATACCATAGGAATgaaagaaagagcagcagaggcttTAGAGAAGCAGAGAGCTGGTGACACACAGGTGTCCTGCTATTTGCAGCTGCAGGATAAAGATCAGAAACGGAATATGGTTAAGGACATTTTGCAACAACTTCTCCAGCAACGGCTGCTCAGCTGTAGTGCAGAGAATAACAACTACCTCCACAGCACCAGTGTTCTCAGGGCCAGCAGGGACAGACTTATTGATAAGATAGAGgttttatataataaataaacatttcaacacaatttttttgtgtctgtggaAATATGTAGAAAAGTTTTGGTTTGCTTATGTGATTTGACCCTTTGAAAGTGAAATGTAATTGTTGGTCTTCAAGCCGACTCTTCTGGTAACCCTTCAAGGCCCCAGTGAGCAAGTCTTGATACCAGAGCAGTCAGATCATTTCAAATCAGAAAACAGGGATAGCTTCCGCCAGTTGTCTGCCTCACCCATCCTTTATCCTGTTCCCAAAAtgaagaaggggaaaagcaCCTCGCCTTTTTCCAGTTTAGTCACTTGTACTCCTTTGTGACAGATTTGGGATCGTGAGGGTGAGCTGGATGGAGAGGTGTCCAGCACAGTCACAGTCCTTGCGTTACACTGCACTCAAATGGATCCCAGGCCAGTCCATGTGTTTCCCTCTGGCTTCTGATCCACTTCACGCTCTAGTTCAAGGACTTGCATGAAGCTTCTGGCTTGGCACTACAGAGAAACATGGAGCTTGAAAATTAAACTTGACTTGGAACGTTGGCAAAGAAAATTGCAGGCAGGAAATACAGGGCCACAGATCCCACTGGTGCCATACAAAGGATTAAGTTGACAATAAATGTTCTGCGGGTTTATCCAACCTGCTCTGAAGGAAACCAAGCAATGTGGCTTCTGCCACTTCCCTTTCTGAGGGCCTTTGTCAGCCAGATAACCCTGCAATGAGGAAGCATTTTGCTGTGTAGCCTCATTTCCAAACACAACACACTAACTCATTCCCACAGTATCCCCTTAGAGTGGGAATACCAAGGAATTAAAGGCACACTGCCAGAGAGGCCAAAGTGCTGCAGGTCCTTTTGAGGTCAGCAAGTGATGGGCTGTAAATACAACAAACATCCTGCTGGTGTGGCAGCTTCGTGGGACACTTGCAGTTGTGCTTTTCTCAAtgcatcttttttcccctctgcttatAGCTGTCCTGATGGCCCCATAGCTTCATCCCAGAACTTCATTTGAGGGAAGGATCTCCTGCATCAAAagcttccttctgctcttctccttcccGTAATTTCCCTCAAAATGGCATCCGACAGTCCCGAGTCACTGATGACCTTGTGCACCGATTACTGCCTTCGCAACCTGGAGGGGACTCTCTGCTACCTCCTGGACAACGAAACACTCCGGCTCCATCCCGACATCTTCCTGCCAAGCGAGATCTGTGACAAACTTGTCAACGAGTACGTTTCAGGCCTGgtttgggaaggagctgggagctcagAGAAGTGGGAGTATAGTTCTCCAAAAAGAATTATGGGGAAGAATTCATAGGGCTCTGTTTTTCCAGTTGATCATACTGGCAAATAAGGGTTTGCATGAACTTCAGAAGGAGGTGTTCCCTTTTGTACTGCAATCATTCTAATTTCTGTGGTAATCACCCTTTCCAAGTTAGTCAGAGCTCAACGAGATCCTGTTAAAAGGGAAACTAAAAGAGTAAAACCAGAGTGAAACAGTCACTGCTTCTTCCTAGAATGTCAGCGAGCAACAAAGAAGCCTTCCCATTTCCCACCACTGAAGTATTACAACACTCTCTCCAAGCAGAGAAATAAGAGCACAGAGTGCTAACAGGTGTTACATTTTAAGGCTGCTGCTCCCATAGTTTTATAAAGCAACCTGTCTCCAGGGATTTATGTAATTTGGCTGTCACAGTCTCTCTCGGCTGAACTTGTGCCCACAAAGTCTGGCAGAGAATTTTGGCCAgctaattttctgaaaaatgaaaaaaaaaaaaaaatcacattactaAGTTTAAACAGCTagtgaaaaaaatcctggagtCTGTGCTTGCCACACACAGAGTCTTGCACTAATCTTTGCCCAAGATTTTCCTAGGGATTGTTAGTTCTGTGCCAGAAGAGGTGGGTGACTTCCTTTACCCCAAAAGCTGATCTGGGTgattggggggggggtttgCTGTGTGCTCACACCTTGGTCACATTTCCTTGTCACCAGTGCGGgtgccagagctgtggctgaGCCTGTGCTGTGCTAACACCATTGCCCCACACAGGTACGTGGAGCTGGTGAAGACAGACAGCATCTTTGAACCCCATGAGAGCTTCTTCACCCTCTTCTCAGACCCACGGAGCACCAGGCTAGCTCGGATCCACCTGCGGGAACACATTGTGCAGGACCAGGACCTGGAGGCCATCAGGAAGCAGGTGGTGTTGCACTGACAACTGCCACATCACatagcagcactgctgcatggGCACCAGCTAGAATCCCAGACACACAGAGATTCCCAAGGCTCCATCCTTCACTGTCCAAGCTTTCTTTGGACTAACCTCAGCTTCTCCCTTCTCAGCTCCCAAAGCCACTGTTGGGAATGACATAGGACTGGTCAAGTTGGGTGATACATGGTCTCAGGCTGTCCCAGTGGGAGGTGTGGAGCAAACAGGGTGGGCACTTTACCTGTGAAATATCTCTAACcttgatttcccttttttcaggATCTTATTGAGCTCTACCTGACTAACTGTGAGAAGCTGACAGCCAAGAGCCTGCAAACCTTGGTGAGCTTCAGCCACACACTGATCTCCCTGAGCCTCTTTGGCTGCTGCAATATCTTCTACGAGGAGGAGAACCCTGGGGGCTGTGAGGACGACTGCCTGGTGAACCCCACTCGCCAGGTCTTGGTCAAGGACTTCACTTTTGAAGGCTTCAGCCGCCTGCGCTTCCTGAACCTGGGCCGCCTGATCGAGGGGGTAAACGTGGAGACACTGCTGCGGCCCTTGGCCTCCCTTGCAGCTCTTGACCTTTCTGGGATCCAGCTGAATGATGTGGGATTCCTGACCCAGTGGAAGGACAGTCTGGTTTCCTTAGTGCTTTACAACATGGACCTTTCTGAGGAGCACATCCAAGTGATCGCACAGCTTCGCAAGCTCAGGTCAGCAGATCTGTTCTGATAGGGAAAGGTCTTTCAGGAATGGTCTTCTTGCCTGCTACCAAAGAGGCACCCACTGCTGGGTTCAGCTTATAAACCTTCCTGTGAACAGGCTCACTCATTGACTCACTGTACATAACTGACATGTCTAAAGCCAGCCTGAATTTTGCTTGTAAGAAGACACCACTTAGCAGAAACTTCCCAttggagaaacaaaaaacaacacacaTGACCCCATCGCCCCACTTGGTGTGCAACAGGTAGAAGACACTTTAATGAGTGGGATGTTGGCTCCAGTCTTAGGCAAGAGCCAGCAAAGTCTCTCTGCCCTGTAATGGACCCCACCTGCACACGATGGCTGGTTGGTTTGTCCCACCACTCCTCTAGCAGCAAGATTTCCCCAAAGCTTAAGCATTTAAAGACCTGAAAGAAATCAGGATAATGTAATAGCCTGGGGTAGAAAAATTATAAGACTGGGGAGGCAGACAAAAACCTGTGTAACTTAATTTGTGGGATGAGGCAAGATACGTTCCTGGGGATGCACAGATCCTCTGGTGCATCTTAATCTCCAGGTAGAAATGCTCAGgtggctgctgggatggagtttGGAAAAGGCAGTTTCTGAGCCTGGAGCAATTTCCTTTGTGATGTGTGGCTAGATGATTCACTGTGGTCCATTCCAAGTAGCCCTCTCCCAGATACCTGTGTGCTTTGGTTGAACACAgggccagctgctgctgccagagcctaCAGAACCACATTCCTGTATCTTGGGAAggaaataatgataaataataatCACACTTGGCTCTGGTAGGGAGGCAGAAGCCCCAGCTAATGCTTTCCAGGCTGTGAGATGCTCTCTATCACCTGCAGGCACCTGGATATCTCCCGAGACCATCTGTCCAGTTATTACAAGTTCAAGCTGACCCGGCGGGTTCTAAACTTGTTTGTGGAAAACCTGGTGAACCTCACTTCGCTTGACATCTCAGGGCACACCATGCTGGAGAACTGCACTATCCCCAGCATGGAGGAGAAGATGGGCCAGACAAGGTAAGGGAACAGCAATTACTGAGGTCTGTTTGGAGGGATAGATCAGTCAAAGATGAATTAAGAACAGTTCCCTCTTCTAAGTTCCCAAATTCTGTAGGTCTAATTAGTACTAAAAAGCAGGATACAACTCCTGCCAGCTTCCCCTGACAGTAAAGACTGGTGTGAGAATCAGCTGTGATTGCTGTATGCAACACATGTAAGGACTTGTAAGAGTAATAAAGAATTCATCCCATCTGCCTGCCATGCATATcatatttcagttcttttccaCACACATTCTCCCAGGGATCTCCTGCAGGAGTTTTTTCTGAAAGGACTCCAAAGCCTTACACATTTCCTACACAAAATATTCTTACCCTTGCTGAGATGCAGACTCTTCTGACAGAACATTTATACACTGAGTCAATACAATAGCATTCATAGGAGGGCTGAGTGTTTTAGGAACTTGGAATCTAAAGGCCTGTTTTCAGATTTGACCTGGATAATGGGCAGATCAACTCTTGGAAATCCTGGTGCCCCCTCAGTAGAGGCATACCTGGAGGTCTGGTTTTCCAGATCAGCCAAGAACTCTGCCCTTCCTATAAAGCACTTACTGAACAGAAGCACAGGAATGAGACAGTACTGGCTCCTTTTCACCAGAGCTGGTAAAAATGCACTGGCTCTTGGTCAACAAGGAACATGGCAGCAAAAACAGTGTTCCTGCATGCTCACAGAAGCAGATTTAGCCTGTCTGTCACATTGCAAATACATTGGATGAGTGAAACACATCCCTTTAAGAGGAAATTTTCACCCCAGCTAGTGAATTTCCAGGACAAATTTTACCTGGGCAAGCTGCATCCTGTCTGCAGGAATTCTTACTGCTGGTTCCATTCAACACATTCACCTTTCACTCACGATCCCTGGGATGAATATTTAGAGTTATGTTCATAAGCAGCTGACTGGTATAAAATGAAGTGTAGCTTTTACTTCTCTGGGTATGAAACAGCACAGTCAGAGTGAATGGAGGGCTGACAGCCATCTTTGTGGCAGGAGACACCTGGAGAAACATGGTACCAACATGAGCAATCTCTTGTTTTTTCACCCCAGCATTGAGCCAGCAAAGAGCAGCATTGCTCCCTTCCGGGGTCTGAAACGACCACTCCAGTTCTTGGGCCTTTTTGAAACATCCCTCTGCCGCCTGACCCATATTCCAGCCTACAAGGTAAGGAGGCTGCAGGAATATTGGCAGTAGGAACTTGTTAGAAGTtgaaagaacatgaaaataCTGGCTGCCAGTAGAGTGGAGTTCTTTGGGTCTTGGGTGTGACACCTGAGCTCTGACCTTTCAATAACTACTTCATAATGCCAGAAAGCAAGACCTGTACCCCACGTAGTTTTTATAAGGGTTGAAAAACATGCCTCTTGGAGAAAAGCATGGAGAAATCATCCTGCCTGAAGGATGTCTGTGACTACAGAAAAGGATTTAAGACAGTAGGAGTTCTACTTTTGAATAGCATCCTCCTGCCCCAAAGATGCCTTTTCTCATCCCTCTGGACTGAAAAGTGACTCAACCTCTGTCCCATCCTGGGCTGAAACTACTctcagggcagagggaaggtaTACCCTTCGACCTCTCAGCGTTTCCTTCTCAAGttggttttcctcctttataATTTCTCCCCTGACTCTTTTTGCTCCTCCACGCCAGGTGAGTGGAGACAAGAACGAAGAGCAAGTCCTGAATGCTATTGAGGCTTACACTGAGCACCGGCCGGAAATCACTTCCCGGGCCATCAACCTGCTTTTCGACATTGCCCGCATCGAGCgctgcagccagctgctgaGAGCCCTCCAGGTAAGCCTTGGCTTCACCCTGACAAGGGGAATTTTACACTTCCAGTCCTTTTTTCCACCCTGGGACACTGTATCAGGCCATTCCAGAGAAACTTCCTGTAGCGCAGTGCAACTGGGTACCTTCATTTCCTAAGCACGTTCCTGCAATGCCTGGGCCACACATTCCTTGTGGGCTTCTAACAGTCGCTCCAAGAATTAGCAGCGAGTCTGTGGCACTAAAGCTCCCTGTTGCTTCTCTGCAGCTGGTGATCACAGCCCTCAAGTGCCACAAGGATGACAAAAACATCCAGGTGACGGGCAGCGCGGCACTGTTCTACTTGACCAACTCCGAGTACCGCATGGAGCAGAGCGTGAAGCTGCGGCGCCAGGTCATCCAGGTGGTGCTGAACGGCATGGAGTCCTACCAGGAGGTCACAGTAAGAGCAGCCCAGGCTCCTTTGGTTCCCATAGTCCTCTTTCCCTGGTGTCAGCATTTGGgtttcctctgcctgcagggagTTAAACAAGGCAGAGGAGTTACTGCCCAGGTCTGCTCCTGGCCTCCACTCAGCAATGAGGATTCGATGCAAGGTGCTCCTTTTTATCCATGGACAGTGGTCAAAGGGTGTATGTGACACACAGACACCCAGCACTGACTGTGAGGTGAAATTGTGGGTAAAGGGGGTATTGAGTCAATGGAAAGAAACATCTCAAATCTCTGTACTGGACATCAGCTGTGTAGAGAGCCCAGAGGCAGCGAGGAACTGGCTCGGAAAGCAATGGGCCCTGGGTAATTGGGTGGCCTTATGAGGCTGGGGTGACAGTCATGAAGCATGGCTAAAGTACAGCACTAGATCAGAGGGTAACAGAAATCTCAATCAGGCAAGAAGATGGTTTCAATACCAAGCAGCAAGGAAACATGAGGTGGCGGGGTCTGTGATTTTGTAGCCACTTGGCCCATGTTTGCTTCCTTTTGACCCAGGTACAGCGGAACTGCTGCCTGACACTGTGTAACTTCAGCATTCCCGAGGAGCTGGAGTTCCAGTACCGCCGAGTGAACGAGCTGCTGCTGAACATTCTCAACCAGAGCCGGCAGGACGAGTCCATCCAGCGCATCGCTGTACACCTCTGCAATGCCCTGGTCTGCCAGGTGGACAACGACCACAAAGAAGCTGTGGGCAAGATGGGGTTTGTCATGGTTGGTATGGTCCCAAGGTGTCTACTTATCCATAACCCAGGCTGGTACAATTCCCTTGCAGCTGTCCATGAGATGCCTCCAGCCATGATCCAACCTCTCAATATCACTGGAGGGAACCAGCGTCCCTGCTGACCTCTCCTGGAACCTACCCCTTTACTGGCTTACCAACACTGGAAGTTATGATCACAGAGACAGGCTGGTGTGAGGGCAGAAAGGCACTGTAACCTTACACCTGACCTCACCACATCGGGTTATTTCCAGATCTGGTGCCACCTTGTGACTggctcctccttctccccaagTTTGCATCAGCTTCCCAACTCAATCCATATCCCTCATCTTTTCCACGAACTGCAGAGGCTGTTGTTTTGGTGCAGTTATGCCACATCCCAGACCTTGTCATACAGATGAAAACTGACTCAACTGCAAACTCAACATCTCAGGGACTGTGGCATAGTTCAGCTCTGTGAATACTTGCAACTTGGAACATAACCCAGTCCCACTGGTTTAGAGAAAGAGATACCAAGTAGGTTCTCTGCAAAAGATCAAAATTGGCCATAACTGCTGTGATACTACAGGGCTGGTTAAGTTTTAGCTCCATGACTTTTGAACTGTTTTTcactcttcctctttctttgtcCACAGACAATGCTAAAGTTGATTCAGAAGAAGTTGGCTGATAAAACGGTGAGTGTTTCCCAAAAAAACCATATACATagagtattttttcttcagtctgaCTTAGGCATGGAGATCAGCCCAGACTGCCAGCTCAGCTTCTCTAACAAACACAAGACATCTCAGCTGACACTGTAGAATTTCTTGTCCCGGGGTGAGGGCAGGGGAATGTGACaaggaagcaaaaatattaaacaaaaaacccacttacTGACAAGTTGTAAGTGAACAAGGTTTTCTTACCTCTGAAGTCATCTAGGGTGATGCCAGAGAGGAAACAGGTGATTGGTTTGCACCAGGCTCCTGCATTAGCATAGCTCTGATTCTGTCCCTTTCCCTATAGTGTGATCAGGTGATGGAGTTCTCCTGGAGTGCCCTCTGGAACATCACTGATGAGACCCCAGATAACTGCGAGATGTTCCTTAACTACAGTGGCATGAAACTGTTCTTGGAGTGCTTGAAAGTAAGTGTCTGTCTCTGGAGAGATGCTGACAGGAGCAGTGGAGATGCAGGTGCCTGGGCAGCATCCCTGGCTCTACTCCTCTCCAAGCATTACTTCCTACATTGCACAAACAGGAAAGTAAAAGCTCGTGCAAGTTCTTCTTTCTCACATCATTCCACCCAGCCAGTAGAACAGAGAAACTTACAGTGAACAcatcttcccctttccccatcTTTGCTCAGCCCCCtcaagcagagcagcagtgcacaGTGGGCCTGGTTTTGATCCTCTCTTTTCGCACATACCTTTAGCACCATTTGGCACCTGCCAAGGAGCCATTGCTGACTACCCAAAATTACTGAGCTTGTCTAGATGCACTGTACAGCCTTTTCCCAGGGCTGCTTGTTCTCAGCATCACCACAGTCCTACCTGTGCATAACCCTGTTCCTTGCCTGGCCAGGAGTTCCCAGAGAAACAGGAGCTACACCGCAACATGCTGGGCCTCCTGGGCAATGTGGCAGAGGTGAAGGAGCTCCGCCCACAGCTCATGACCTCCCAGTTCATCAGTGTGTTCAGGTGAGTGCCTGGCTGGCGACCAGCTGGGCTCTGATCTCGTCTCCTGAACCACCTGGAGACTTGTGAATCTTTCCTGCATCAGCAGCTCTAAgtgatctcttctctcttggCAGCAACCTCCTGGAGAGCAAAGCTGATGGGATTGAGGTGTCTTATAATGCCTGTGGAGTGCTCTCCCATATCATGTTTGATGGTCCAGAGGCCTGGGGGATCTGTGAGCCTCACAGAGAGGAGGTTGTGAAGAGGATGTGGGCAGCCATCCAGAGCTGGGATATCAACTCCAGGAGAAATATCAATTACAGGTGAGGAATGGAAAAGTTTGGCCCACTCACCCAGGAGCCAGGATTGTCATAGGAATGAAACACcaacagagagaaaggaagagagagagccCAGTATGAAGACTCTGTTCAGAGTGAAGGAGAAACATCCTCAGGGACATACTCTTTAGTGAGGGTTTTACATCTTCCTTTGAAACATGTTACATAAGATGCTGAAATTAGACACCTTACATGACAATTCCTATGGGAGAAGTTTGGCAGCCCAGCAGAATTTCTCCTGTATGTTTCTGCTGAAATTGAGTAGCTCAGGAAAACCATGATCTGTCTGGGACTGCCGGAGCATTTTCCTCTGATACTGCTGTCCTTTGCAGTCTGTCCTTTTAAGTCTGTTTGCTTCCCAAAGTCACATGCTTTCACTCGTCTCTGGGGCATATTTAGACACTTAGAAATCCCTTCAAAGGCTAATACAACTGCTGGAATCCTCTAAACCCCTTCCTGTAGGAGGGTATCAGGTACTCAGAATTCCCTTAGTGCTTGGCAGGGATCCAGAACTGGCATTCCAGTGCCTGTTTACAGTATAGACAGTGTAGTATTGTTGTCAGAGGAAACATAGCAACCCTTGCACATGTGCAGCCAGCTTTGCCTGGGTATGGTTTGGCTTTGTCCCTCCTCAAACTCATCCAGTGCTGCTGGATCTCAACTCTTGTGAGGAAATGCCTAATGGAGGATGGAAATCAGTTCCTGGGCTCAGTTGCCTTCATTGCAGCTATTTCTCTGGGGAGCGTGTGCTGAAGTGGTGGGGTCTGTAatcctgccagcactgccctgggacACAGACTTAGCCTTGGTGCCAAAATCTTTGACGTGCCAATGGATTTACTGCTGTGGTACGTATGAGCAGAGAGTTTGTATTGCTGTGAGTGGCAAAGGTGCTGAAAGAATTAGCTCTCAGATTTTTAACAACTTCTGTAATATTTCTGTGCAGGTCATTTGAACCAATCCTTCGACTTCTTCCACAAGGGATCTCCCCAGTCAGCCAGCACTGGGCCACCTGGGCACTCTATAACCTGGTCTCTGTCTACCGTAAGTTCTCTTTTTGAAATCATATTCCCTGCACTGTGGAAGTTGAGGGAGTGGACCTGaggctgtcagcagaaaaagCCTTCCCAGATAAACGATGTAGGTAGAGAAAACCTTCTTTGAATGATTCAGAAATGtccaggcagcacagccaaACAAAGGTAATTAGACTTGGTGTGTAGGAAATTCCTTCACTGTCCtgatccttctccttcctctcctggcaCCCTTTGTACCACTGTTGTGAGGGTTCACAAGGACCTGCTTTAttcatttctctgcagctgacAAGTACTGCCCACTGCTGATCAAAGAAGGTGGAATTCCTCTCCTGAAGGACATGATTAAAATGGCCTCAGCACGACAAGAGACCAAGGAAATGGCCCGGTAGGACACCAGTGCACAAAACTCACAAACTCTCATTTTACCCTTAGTTTAGTTTTTAATTCTTCCACGTGAAGAGGAAGCAAAGCAAGGCCTGTAGTGATGTGTATGAGAGGTATGAAGTGAAcacaggagaagcagaggaaaaagaggatGAAAACAGAAGACTAGAGATGTTTATAGGTGGTCAGTACACACAGATCATTACCAGGCAACTGGGTTGTAGATTGGCTTGTTGAGCAAGGGAGCCACATGGCTAATTGCAGTTCTTAAGCCAATATCACTTTTCCCTGTACTTGGGTGGGCTCCCTGTCTTCAGAATCATACTGGCCTGTCACTGAAGTGCCAACTGCACAGTTAAAATGAGAGCATTTTTCAGAAGGTAGAGTCCATCACCCTCGCAATGACACCTTTCTTTGGAGTCATCCTTT from Corvus moneduloides isolate bCorMon1 chromosome 21, bCorMon1.pri, whole genome shotgun sequence includes these protein-coding regions:
- the ZER1 gene encoding protein zer-1 homolog codes for the protein MASDSPESLMTLCTDYCLRNLEGTLCYLLDNETLRLHPDIFLPSEICDKLVNEYVELVKTDSIFEPHESFFTLFSDPRSTRLARIHLREHIVQDQDLEAIRKQDLIELYLTNCEKLTAKSLQTLVSFSHTLISLSLFGCCNIFYEEENPGGCEDDCLVNPTRQVLVKDFTFEGFSRLRFLNLGRLIEGVNVETLLRPLASLAALDLSGIQLNDVGFLTQWKDSLVSLVLYNMDLSEEHIQVIAQLRKLRHLDISRDHLSSYYKFKLTRRVLNLFVENLVNLTSLDISGHTMLENCTIPSMEEKMGQTSIEPAKSSIAPFRGLKRPLQFLGLFETSLCRLTHIPAYKVSGDKNEEQVLNAIEAYTEHRPEITSRAINLLFDIARIERCSQLLRALQLVITALKCHKDDKNIQVTGSAALFYLTNSEYRMEQSVKLRRQVIQVVLNGMESYQEVTVQRNCCLTLCNFSIPEELEFQYRRVNELLLNILNQSRQDESIQRIAVHLCNALVCQVDNDHKEAVGKMGFVMTMLKLIQKKLADKTCDQVMEFSWSALWNITDETPDNCEMFLNYSGMKLFLECLKEFPEKQELHRNMLGLLGNVAEVKELRPQLMTSQFISVFSNLLESKADGIEVSYNACGVLSHIMFDGPEAWGICEPHREEVVKRMWAAIQSWDINSRRNINYRSFEPILRLLPQGISPVSQHWATWALYNLVSVYPDKYCPLLIKEGGIPLLKDMIKMASARQETKEMARKVIEHCSNFKEENMDTSR